A region of Mesorhizobium sp. AR02 DNA encodes the following proteins:
- a CDS encoding ABC-type transport auxiliary lipoprotein family protein produces the protein MRVDLTIRGQRGSRVKSVWVRTGGLTPAAALLALSLAGCAVLGGKPAPLDTFELSAPSVDAHGHSRKQILIAQPSALKALDSQNIVIKPSDRSIQYLKGAQWADRLPLIVQARLAETFQRSGSFAGVGKPGEGLAIDYQVIVEIRSFEVRVEGGEHAEVDLFVRILNDRNGEVRASKSFTASAPVSGSGNPAYVSALDSAFGDAAKQIVRWTDSVI, from the coding sequence ATGCGGGTTGATCTTACGATCCGGGGACAACGGGGATCGCGCGTGAAGTCGGTGTGGGTGAGGACGGGTGGATTGACACCGGCTGCGGCGCTGCTTGCGCTATCGCTTGCCGGCTGTGCGGTACTGGGCGGCAAGCCTGCGCCGCTCGACACATTCGAGCTTTCGGCGCCGTCGGTTGACGCCCATGGCCACAGCCGCAAACAAATCCTGATCGCCCAGCCTTCGGCGCTCAAGGCGCTGGACAGCCAGAACATCGTCATCAAGCCTTCCGACCGCTCGATCCAGTATCTGAAGGGCGCGCAATGGGCCGACCGCCTGCCGCTGATCGTGCAGGCGCGGCTGGCCGAGACCTTCCAGCGCTCGGGCAGCTTTGCCGGTGTCGGCAAGCCGGGCGAGGGCCTGGCGATCGATTACCAGGTGATCGTCGAGATCCGGTCCTTCGAGGTGCGCGTCGAAGGTGGCGAACACGCCGAGGTCGACCTGTTCGTGCGCATCCTCAACGACCGCAACGGCGAGGTGCGCGCATCCAAGAGCTTTACGGCTTCCGCGCCCGTTTCGGGCAGTGGCAACCCTGCCTATGTCAGCGCGCTCGACAGCGCGTTTGGGGATGCCGCCAAGCAGATCGTTCGCTGGACCGATTCGGTGATCTGA
- a CDS encoding kinesin, which translates to MAKKPTTTTRTLDSDVARELEKALDLDLSSDVGSGDLDIAASMEDLEAQISQAADELAREGRNQKPAPAANQAPVANQAAKAKPAELRPVETRNGNGTQPTGFAPANDDRQKDYKTLLHSLNRRASNTVYWIIAFVSLAWIAGAGGLANLLFGPSIWRIRTLDQFLARPELIGLAVAAIVPIILFWAFAAMIRRAQDMRIAAQSMTEVAFRLTEPENMAQDRVMMIGQAVRREVAAMGEGIERTLARAVELETLVHSEVNQIERSYSENETRIRSLVDGLGSEREAVVTHAERVRASISGAHETLRDEIGAASDIIRDSILNASTKLSMTITNSGDTLIDRINESSMSIFDSVEGRLDNITDRLSTSGEAFASLLDTRIAKLTDTTDGLTRSLTDLLDDRTTGMVSLLGGAARTLNSEFEASLNGIERTLAERGQALISEFQTRAEALDTGTQKLNAALEARARQINETLVERAREIAHTFAESKDTLAAMIDQGKTQIGADMADIVTSTSSMLEARASDFAGRMEAARHVVSRSFDSDIQRLADARVGIEEAVENHSRKLSESRERMAAAMQADLEKFAEGRAGIDAAVTNQVQKLAEGRNLIARALEEDLRKVNESRAAIDASLGSHLERLEEGRNRLSLALNEDSGKLVQARTIIDEMVAGHVGKLAEGRNILSRALEADLGKLSDSRASIDGLVAGQVEKIAEGRAVLARALENDIAGIKSLIEAHSTKLAEDRSQLGRSLENDLSGIRGLLDDHSGRLANDRSLLSQTLEADLAKLAESRSSIDGLVAGQVEKLAEGRDILKRALESDLNTIKGVISSQSERLAEDRGQLSRVLEADLQNVNSVIADHMNRLVQDRSTLSKALEDDLAKLADSRSSIDGLVAGQVEKLSEGRDILRRALEADLNTIKNTVADQSQKLVDDRAQFARALEADLDSVNSLVNSHSERLVQDRSTLSKALEVDLESVNSLVNSHAERLVQDRSTLSKALETDLESVSGLVNSHADRLVQERSTLSRALEDDLAKLAESRSSIDGLVAGQVEKLAEGRDVLKRALEADLAKLAESRSSIDGLVAGQVEKLAEGRDILKRALEADLQKLTESRGDIDDIIAGHVGKLAEGRNMLSRALEDDLGKLSETRKDVDRSLSGHIDQIAARSTDISAAIAADVNKIEQAFSRQTGIIEERAGTMERALSTGVDNVRSVLEKSAVFVAGALREKVLEVTSTLHEQAGAAFSDADRKIAERAEQTSAALLARAEDIARTFEEADRRLHARAEDTSNALLARADDTSSSLLARAHEAADQLAARAGEIAGTFDLADQKLAARAQATTDQLASRAQDTADHLAARANEIAGAFDAADQKLVARAVETAQSLAARAGDILRNFESADQRLGVRIGESAEALAARASDLGRIFDAADQQLVSRIAEGSDALSNRASEIGRIFDDADQRLVSRIADSTSTIGEHAQTIVGAFASTEQRVADRARQTGQEMAVHAREIEQALAGADERLASSAAAAAARVEEQIASVENRLAYTAETMGQRLNEQVSTAEAQLVSRANVIAETFTAVGQHIGQSTNDAAKTIGANTRELNTMLAARSAEMSKILDETARPLVERFAQGGSELQKSMEEVTERATEKLRSENAALVNALASRTAETLSAVEGARSSLSDSVADLIGRMTKSSSQLGQLIEQAAVNLGQVDERLSGSTQSFAATTEKAAQTFASSARLVDSNTTRLTELSSSTLREVASIATKFDEHSRLLASASDLLSSAQSNLEHTLERQSSLEDLAVGLVKKSEDLERVMRSFENLVGQTLQNAEGKTMESADKIRNAITDVVDSATKRFADATDEMRRTASSIKSELDLTRAELKKGVIEMPEEAKESTSAIRRAVSEQINALKELSDIVAKSGRGGGDTAEPRNLRPAPQAPAARPAEPPRRAPAPQPELRTPQAPLGGTALRGTLDLERPAEAAPRQQRPDANTRTPQGGWVRDLLTAASNDADLRPAAPPSAPAEAPRAAPAQRSPLHVVESLNSLSVDIARAIDHDASIELWNRYRRGERDVFTRRLYTLKGQQTFDEIRRKYQGEAEFRAAVDRYCDDFEKLLKDVSRNDRDNIMAQTYLTSDTGKVYTMLAHASGRLH; encoded by the coding sequence ATGGCAAAGAAACCAACGACGACGACGAGAACTCTCGACAGCGACGTGGCCAGGGAACTGGAAAAGGCGCTCGATCTCGACCTCAGCAGTGATGTCGGCAGCGGCGATCTCGACATCGCGGCTTCGATGGAAGATCTGGAAGCGCAGATATCCCAGGCCGCAGACGAACTGGCACGCGAGGGGCGCAACCAGAAGCCGGCACCCGCCGCCAATCAGGCTCCCGTTGCCAATCAGGCCGCGAAGGCCAAGCCCGCCGAACTGCGCCCCGTTGAGACACGCAACGGCAATGGCACGCAGCCGACGGGCTTTGCGCCGGCCAATGACGATCGTCAGAAGGATTACAAGACACTCCTGCACAGCCTCAACAGGCGTGCCTCCAACACCGTCTATTGGATCATTGCCTTTGTCTCGCTCGCCTGGATCGCGGGCGCCGGCGGGCTGGCCAACCTGCTGTTCGGGCCGAGCATCTGGCGGATCCGCACCCTTGACCAGTTCCTGGCCCGTCCCGAGCTGATTGGCCTCGCCGTCGCGGCGATCGTACCGATCATCCTGTTCTGGGCCTTCGCGGCGATGATTCGCCGCGCCCAGGACATGCGCATTGCCGCCCAGTCGATGACGGAAGTGGCCTTCCGCCTGACCGAGCCGGAAAACATGGCGCAGGATCGCGTCATGATGATCGGCCAGGCCGTTCGCCGCGAGGTGGCGGCCATGGGCGAAGGCATCGAGCGCACGCTTGCCCGCGCCGTGGAACTGGAAACGCTGGTCCACAGCGAAGTCAACCAGATCGAGCGCTCCTATTCGGAAAACGAAACCCGCATCCGTTCGCTCGTCGACGGGCTCGGCAGCGAGCGCGAGGCGGTCGTCACCCATGCGGAACGGGTCCGCGCCTCGATTTCGGGTGCGCATGAGACGCTCCGGGACGAAATCGGCGCTGCCAGCGACATCATCCGCGACTCGATCCTCAACGCCTCGACCAAGCTGTCGATGACGATCACCAATTCCGGCGACACGCTGATCGACCGCATCAATGAAAGCTCGATGTCGATCTTCGATTCGGTGGAAGGCCGGCTTGATAACATCACCGACAGGCTGTCGACCTCTGGCGAGGCCTTCGCCAGCCTGCTCGACACACGCATTGCCAAGCTGACGGACACGACGGACGGCCTGACCCGGTCGCTGACCGATCTGCTCGACGATCGCACCACCGGCATGGTGTCGCTGCTTGGCGGCGCCGCGCGCACCCTCAATTCGGAATTCGAAGCCAGCCTCAACGGCATCGAGCGCACGCTGGCCGAACGCGGCCAAGCGCTGATCAGCGAGTTCCAGACCCGCGCGGAAGCGCTGGATACCGGCACGCAGAAGCTTAACGCCGCGCTCGAGGCCCGCGCCCGGCAGATCAACGAGACGCTGGTCGAGCGCGCCCGCGAAATCGCCCACACCTTCGCCGAGAGCAAGGATACGCTGGCCGCGATGATCGATCAGGGCAAGACCCAGATCGGCGCCGACATGGCCGACATCGTCACCTCGACATCGAGCATGCTGGAGGCTCGCGCCAGCGACTTTGCCGGGCGCATGGAAGCGGCGCGTCATGTCGTCTCGCGTTCCTTCGACAGCGACATCCAGCGGCTTGCCGACGCCCGCGTCGGCATCGAGGAAGCCGTCGAGAACCACAGCCGCAAGCTGTCCGAAAGCCGCGAGCGCATGGCCGCCGCCATGCAGGCGGATCTGGAGAAATTCGCCGAAGGCCGCGCCGGCATCGATGCCGCGGTGACCAACCAGGTGCAGAAGCTGGCCGAAGGCCGCAACCTGATCGCGCGCGCCCTCGAAGAGGATCTGCGCAAGGTCAACGAATCGCGCGCGGCCATCGACGCGTCGCTCGGCAGCCACCTCGAAAGGCTCGAAGAAGGCCGCAACCGGCTCTCGCTGGCTCTCAACGAAGACTCCGGGAAACTCGTGCAAGCTCGCACGATCATTGATGAAATGGTCGCCGGTCACGTTGGGAAACTCGCCGAAGGCCGCAACATACTGTCGCGCGCCCTGGAAGCAGATCTCGGCAAACTGTCCGACAGCCGCGCCAGCATCGATGGCCTGGTTGCCGGCCAGGTCGAGAAGATCGCCGAGGGCCGTGCGGTGCTCGCCAGGGCCTTGGAAAACGATATCGCCGGCATCAAGAGCCTGATCGAGGCGCATTCGACAAAGCTGGCCGAAGACCGCAGCCAGCTCGGCCGTTCGCTCGAGAACGACCTCTCGGGCATCAGGGGCCTGCTCGACGATCATTCGGGACGGCTTGCCAATGACCGCAGCCTGCTGTCGCAGACACTCGAAGCCGACCTTGCCAAGCTGGCCGAAAGCCGCTCGAGCATCGACGGCCTCGTCGCCGGCCAGGTCGAGAAGCTGGCCGAGGGCCGCGACATTCTCAAGCGTGCGCTGGAATCAGACCTCAACACCATCAAGGGCGTCATATCGAGCCAGTCGGAAAGGCTGGCGGAGGATCGCGGACAGCTTTCGCGGGTCCTGGAAGCCGACTTGCAGAATGTGAACAGCGTCATCGCCGACCACATGAACAGGCTGGTTCAGGATCGTTCGACCTTGTCGAAGGCTCTTGAGGATGACCTCGCCAAGCTGGCCGACAGCCGCTCCAGCATTGACGGTCTGGTCGCCGGTCAGGTCGAGAAGCTGTCGGAAGGCCGCGACATCCTGCGGCGCGCCCTGGAGGCCGACCTCAACACGATCAAGAACACCGTTGCCGACCAGTCGCAGAAGCTGGTCGACGACCGCGCGCAGTTCGCCCGGGCGCTCGAAGCCGATCTCGACAGCGTCAACAGCCTCGTCAACAGCCATTCCGAGCGGCTCGTCCAGGATCGCTCGACCCTGTCGAAGGCGCTGGAAGTCGACCTCGAAAGCGTCAACAGCCTGGTCAACAGCCATGCTGAGCGCCTCGTCCAGGACCGTTCGACGCTGTCGAAAGCACTGGAAACCGATCTCGAAAGCGTCAGCGGCCTGGTCAACAGCCACGCCGACAGACTTGTCCAGGAGCGCTCGACCCTGTCGAGAGCGCTGGAGGACGATCTTGCCAAGCTGGCCGAAAGCCGCTCCAGCATCGATGGCCTGGTCGCTGGCCAGGTGGAAAAACTGGCCGAAGGCCGCGACGTTCTCAAACGCGCCCTCGAAGCCGATCTCGCCAAGCTGGCCGAAAGCCGCTCCAGCATTGACGGCCTGGTCGCCGGTCAGGTCGAGAAGCTGGCCGAAGGCCGCGACATTCTCAAGCGCGCCCTCGAAGCCGATCTGCAGAAGCTGACCGAAAGCCGCGGCGATATCGACGACATCATCGCCGGCCATGTCGGCAAGCTGGCCGAAGGCCGCAACATGCTCTCCCGCGCGCTGGAAGACGATCTCGGCAAGCTCTCCGAGACCCGCAAGGACGTCGACCGCTCGCTGTCCGGCCACATCGACCAGATCGCGGCCAGGAGCACCGACATTTCGGCCGCGATCGCCGCCGATGTGAACAAGATCGAGCAGGCGTTCAGCCGCCAGACCGGCATCATCGAGGAACGCGCCGGCACCATGGAGCGCGCGCTCTCGACCGGCGTCGACAATGTCCGCAGCGTGCTCGAGAAGAGCGCGGTCTTCGTCGCCGGCGCCTTGCGCGAAAAGGTCCTGGAGGTCACCAGCACGCTGCATGAGCAGGCCGGTGCGGCCTTCAGTGACGCCGATCGCAAGATCGCCGAGCGCGCCGAGCAGACGTCCGCTGCCCTGCTGGCGCGGGCCGAAGACATCGCCCGCACCTTCGAGGAGGCCGATCGTCGCCTCCACGCCCGTGCGGAAGATACATCGAACGCCTTGCTTGCCCGTGCCGACGACACTTCCAGCTCGCTGCTGGCCCGTGCCCATGAGGCCGCCGATCAGCTGGCCGCCCGCGCCGGCGAGATCGCCGGCACCTTCGACCTGGCGGACCAGAAGCTCGCCGCCCGCGCCCAGGCAACCACCGACCAGTTGGCCTCCCGGGCTCAGGATACCGCGGATCATCTGGCCGCCCGTGCAAACGAGATTGCAGGTGCCTTTGACGCGGCCGACCAGAAACTGGTTGCCCGCGCCGTCGAGACGGCACAGTCGCTGGCCGCCCGCGCCGGCGACATCCTGCGCAACTTCGAAAGTGCCGACCAGCGGCTCGGCGTGCGCATCGGTGAATCGGCCGAGGCGCTGGCCGCCCGCGCGTCGGACCTCGGCCGCATCTTCGATGCCGCCGACCAGCAACTGGTTTCGCGCATCGCGGAAGGCTCGGACGCGCTGTCCAACCGTGCTTCGGAAATCGGCCGCATCTTCGACGATGCCGACCAGCGCCTGGTCTCGCGCATCGCCGACAGCACGTCGACGATCGGCGAACACGCGCAGACCATCGTCGGTGCTTTCGCCAGCACCGAGCAGAGGGTCGCCGACCGTGCGCGCCAGACCGGCCAGGAGATGGCCGTGCACGCCCGCGAAATCGAGCAGGCGCTCGCCGGCGCCGACGAGCGTCTTGCATCGAGCGCCGCGGCCGCTGCCGCCCGTGTCGAAGAGCAGATCGCCAGCGTCGAGAACCGGCTCGCCTACACCGCGGAAACAATGGGCCAGAGGCTCAACGAGCAGGTGTCGACCGCCGAGGCGCAGCTCGTTTCGCGTGCCAATGTGATCGCCGAGACCTTCACCGCGGTTGGCCAGCATATCGGCCAGAGCACCAACGATGCCGCCAAGACGATCGGCGCCAACACCCGCGAACTCAACACCATGCTCGCGGCGCGGTCGGCCGAAATGTCGAAGATCCTCGACGAAACCGCGCGGCCTTTGGTCGAGCGCTTCGCCCAGGGCGGCTCGGAACTGCAAAAGAGCATGGAAGAAGTCACCGAACGCGCCACCGAGAAGCTGCGCAGCGAGAATGCTGCCCTGGTCAACGCGCTCGCCAGCCGCACCGCCGAGACCTTGTCGGCGGTCGAAGGCGCCCGCTCGTCGCTGTCCGACAGCGTTGCCGATCTCATCGGCCGCATGACCAAGTCCAGCTCGCAGCTCGGTCAGCTGATCGAGCAGGCCGCGGTCAACCTCGGCCAGGTCGACGAACGCCTGAGCGGCAGCACGCAGAGCTTCGCGGCGACCACCGAAAAGGCGGCGCAGACCTTCGCCAGCTCGGCGCGTCTGGTCGATTCGAACACCACAAGGCTGACGGAACTGTCATCGTCGACCTTGCGCGAAGTGGCCTCGATCGCCACCAAGTTCGATGAACACAGCCGTCTGCTGGCCAGCGCCTCGGACCTGTTGAGCTCGGCCCAGAGCAACCTCGAGCACACGCTGGAAAGGCAGTCGTCGCTCGAAGACCTCGCCGTCGGCCTGGTCAAGAAGTCGGAAGATCTCGAAAGGGTCATGCGCTCGTTCGAAAACCTCGTCGGCCAGACGCTGCAGAACGCCGAAGGCAAGACGATGGAGTCGGCCGACAAGATCCGCAACGCCATCACCGACGTCGTCGATTCGGCGACCAAGCGCTTCGCCGATGCCACCGATGAGATGCGGCGCACCGCGAGCTCGATCAAGAGCGAACTCGACCTCACCCGCGCCGAACTCAAGAAAGGCGTCATCGAGATGCCAGAAGAGGCAAAGGAATCGACCTCTGCCATCCGCCGCGCCGTTTCCGAGCAGATCAACGCCCTGAAGGAACTTTCGGACATCGTTGCGAAGTCCGGTCGCGGTGGCGGCGATACCGCTGAGCCACGCAATCTGCGCCCGGCACCGCAAGCGCCGGCAGCACGTCCCGCCGAGCCACCGCGTCGTGCGCCAGCACCACAGCCGGAGCTTCGCACGCCTCAGGCGCCGCTGGGTGGTACCGCTCTGCGTGGCACGCTCGACCTCGAGCGCCCGGCCGAGGCGGCACCGCGCCAACAGCGTCCTGACGCCAACACCCGCACCCCGCAAGGCGGCTGGGTGCGCGATCTGCTGACCGCGGCGTCGAACGATGCGGATCTCAGGCCGGCAGCACCACCTTCGGCGCCCGCTGAAGCACCGCGCGCGGCCCCTGCCCAGCGCTCGCCGCTGCATGTCGTGGAATCGCTGAACTCGCTCTCCGTCGACATCGCACGGGCCATCGACCACGACGCTTCGATCGAGTTGTGGAATCGCTATCGGCGCGGCGAGCGGGACGTGTTCACGCGCCGGCTCTACACGCTGAAGGGTCAGCAGACGTTCGACGAGATCCGCCGCAAGTATCAGGGCGAGGCCGAGTTCCGCGCCGCCGTCGACCGTTACTGCGACGACTTCGAGAAGCTGCTCAAGGACGTCTCGCGCAACGACCGCGACAACATCATGGCGCAGACCTACCTGACCTCGGACACCGGCAAGGTCTACACCATGCTGGCCCATGCCAGCGGCCGTCTGCACTAA
- a CDS encoding 2Fe-2S iron-sulfur cluster-binding protein, whose amino-acid sequence MTKLTFIAHDGTHFDVDAENGSTVMENAIRNAVPGIEAECGGACACATCHVYVDDAWTAEVGEPEAMEEDMLDFAYDVQPNSRLSCQIKVRDALDGLVVRVPERQG is encoded by the coding sequence ATGACCAAGCTGACCTTCATCGCCCATGACGGCACACATTTCGACGTGGATGCCGAAAACGGCTCGACGGTCATGGAAAACGCCATCCGCAACGCCGTGCCGGGGATCGAGGCGGAGTGCGGCGGCGCCTGCGCCTGCGCCACCTGCCACGTCTATGTCGATGACGCCTGGACGGCGGAAGTCGGCGAGCCGGAAGCGATGGAAGAGGACATGCTGGACTTTGCCTACGACGTGCAGCCGAACTCGCGGCTGTCCTGCCAGATCAAGGTGCGCGACGCGCTCGATGGCCTGGTGGTGCGGGTGCCTGAGCGCCAGGGCTAA
- a CDS encoding Hpt domain-containing protein produces the protein MRGESGIAFSMPGGDVSGTRQSRPVDLAHLARQTMGDRALEQEVLALFVQQALSVRDKIVDADLKDRLLLAHGLKGSARGVGAFAIADCATEIERQPEDNQTLKRLGKLIDEVRDFIAAINR, from the coding sequence ATGCGTGGCGAAAGCGGCATTGCCTTCTCAATGCCCGGGGGCGACGTATCGGGAACCAGGCAGTCCCGACCGGTCGATTTGGCACACCTTGCCCGGCAGACGATGGGCGACCGCGCCCTTGAGCAGGAGGTGCTGGCGCTGTTTGTACAGCAGGCGCTGTCGGTGCGCGACAAAATAGTCGATGCCGATCTCAAGGACCGACTGCTCCTGGCGCATGGGTTGAAAGGGTCGGCTCGCGGCGTCGGCGCCTTCGCCATCGCCGATTGTGCCACCGAGATCGAGCGGCAGCCGGAAGACAACCAGACACTCAAGCGGCTTGGCAAGCTGATCGACGAAGTGCGCGATTTTATCGCCGCCATCAATCGCTGA
- a CDS encoding 3'-5' exonuclease, translating into MKTAIIFDCEFLCLEGSQRRFWCAAHDPDPVITQIGAVRLGLEDGFPLLGTHKAYIRPIDRFGQRYALDSFFTKLTGITEDNIETEGVALGDALADINRFSDGARFWSWGKDELNMIAISCYVAGIQPSIPATRFDNAVKLLIAAGMPIENLARTPSNKLADYYGVEHSPWQGHDALDDALSVTYTLQHLLKTGKLRPDVFDRL; encoded by the coding sequence GTGAAGACGGCAATCATATTCGACTGCGAGTTTCTCTGCCTTGAGGGGTCGCAACGTCGGTTCTGGTGCGCGGCCCACGATCCAGACCCGGTCATCACGCAGATTGGCGCGGTCAGGCTTGGGCTTGAAGACGGCTTTCCGCTGCTCGGCACACACAAGGCCTATATCAGGCCGATCGACCGGTTTGGCCAGAGATACGCACTCGACTCGTTCTTCACCAAACTGACCGGCATCACCGAAGACAACATCGAGACCGAGGGGGTCGCGCTGGGAGACGCCCTTGCCGACATCAATCGTTTTTCCGACGGGGCGCGATTCTGGTCCTGGGGCAAAGACGAACTGAACATGATCGCCATCAGCTGCTATGTCGCAGGCATTCAGCCTTCCATCCCGGCCACCCGGTTTGACAACGCCGTAAAGCTGCTGATCGCGGCCGGGATGCCTATCGAGAATTTGGCGAGGACGCCGAGCAACAAGCTTGCGGACTATTATGGCGTCGAACACTCGCCGTGGCAGGGACATGACGCACTCGACGACGCGCTGTCCGTAACCTACACCCTGCAGCACCTGTTGAAGACCGGAAAGCTGCGGCCTGATGTCTTCGATCGCCTTTAA